From the Patescibacteria group bacterium genome, the window CGAGTATCAGGTAAGGAACTTAGCCTGGTCGGACTAGATGAATATTTAAACGATCCACAAACCATTGTAGCCATAGAATGGCCTAATAAAATAAAAAACCAGCCTAATTGGCTGACTATAAAATTTACAGCTGTTAAAAATAGTAACCACCGAAAAATTCAACTGCCTAAAAAACTTGCTATCTAATTAACAAACCATTTCGGCTTAAGCCAACCGTAGCTTACTTAATAGAGGATAAAACTTTCTTCACCCTCCTTGGCCAAGGCTCTTAAGGACACCCTTCTCTTTTACCAAGCGAAGGGTGGTGGGTGTGGATGGACTCGAACCATCGACCTCTTCATTATCAGTGAAGTGCTCTAACCAGCTGAGCTACACACCCTCAAGTTATTAATACGAAACACCAGCTAATACAGCGTTCGTATATTAACAAAATTCCTAACCATAATCAAGCCTTAAATAGTCGCTTCCCATAAATAAATCCCAGAACATTCGGTTCTGGGATTTATTTATAAACATTCGTAATTTACATACCCATCGGTTGACTCGGCATAACTGGTTTCTCGTGTTCACACTTTTTACCACCCATCACCGCTACATATACAGCTGACAAACCTACCAAGATGTAAATAACGCGGGACAACCAACTCATATCACCAAAAATCGTGGCTACTAAATCAAACTCGAATAATCCCACTAAACCCCAATTCAAGCCGCCGATTATCAACAAAACTAAAGCTATCCAATCTAAAGCGTTCATTTTTTTCATCTATCTCACCTCCTTTCTGAAATTACAAGAGGTAGAATTGGCTAACCAATTCACTATAGTTAGTATAGCAAAAAAACCCAATAAAATAAAAAATATCCCAATAAATAGGATATTTTTTATTTTATTCTTTGATAAAGTGATAGGAAAGCCTTTCCGTTACTGTTAGGTAATGGAATTCGACCTATTATGAGTAATACGACGCCTTAAGCCAGCTAAATCGGCTTAAGGTAGTGTACTACCCACTCTAGAGAAACTCCCTAGAAAGGAGGTGATCCAGCCACAGCTTCCGCTACGGCTGCCTTGTTACGACTTCGTCCCTATCATCGGTCCTACCTTCTCTCATCACAGATGGATTCGGGTATTACCGACTCTCTTGACGTGACGGGCGGTGTGTACAAAACCCGAGAACGTATTCAACGCACTATGGCTGACGCGCGTTTACTAGCGATTCCAACTTCATGCAGGCGAGTTGCAGCCTGCAATCCGAACTGAGGGGTGGTTTGGTGGGATTGGCTCCATCTTGCGATTTCGCGGCCCATTGTTGCACCCCATTGTAGCACGTGTGTAGCCCAAGACATAAGGGCCATGCTGACTTGACGTCATCCTCACCTTCCTCCTGGTTAACCCAGGCAGTTTGTTGTGAATATTTAACACAACATGAGGGTTGCGCTCGTTGGAGGACTTAACCCAACATCTCACGACACGAGCTGACGACAGCCATGCAGCACCTGTGTTAGGATCCGATTTAACGGTCCACCAAAGTTTCCTTCGGTATACGCCTAACATGTCAAGCCTTGGTAAGGTTCTTCGCTTATCGTCGAATTGAACCACATGCTCCACCGCTTGTGCGGGTTCCCGTCAATTCCTTTGAGTTTTAGCCTTGCGGCCGTACTCCCCAGGCGGGATGCTTAAGGTGTTAACTTGGTTGAACGACACTGACAGGGTCGATACTGCCAATGCCTAGCATCCATCGTTTACGGCGTGGACTACTGGGGTATCTAATCCCATTCGCTCCCCACGCTTTCGTCTCTCAGCGTCAGGTGTGTTCTAGTAT encodes:
- a CDS encoding DUF378 domain-containing protein, producing the protein MKKMNALDWIALVLLIIGGLNWGLVGLFEFDLVATIFGDMSWLSRVIYILVGLSAVYVAVMGGKKCEHEKPVMPSQPMGM